One stretch of Armigeres subalbatus isolate Guangzhou_Male chromosome 2, GZ_Asu_2, whole genome shotgun sequence DNA includes these proteins:
- the LOC134211403 gene encoding protein Smaug-like has protein sequence MKFPGGNQLLFCEQVGTVTSFFEQWNDCERTVVLYALLKRVPFANLKFLQLSIDYNLAQNYSSQSKLQLLETHANNANFLNKLVQRYQTTTSTGTTTTSSACCVGGGGAGDMNATLHNHNNNNNTSIANNNLTISDSGCESEKKNSTFDLSSTSSSSCSSTSGVSSVSSLSSHTTSLLPPSSSSSAASSNGLLTAGKTQEHHHHQSSKVSPISNSKTKTVETKKDILNDMLTYLPLLKPGNDDVKSVYMSLIPAAVEDACQQTVPTELVQHILSYLLIHPAVNNDDRRSLSYWLRHLEEHIATSYIPTTLASSAATATAANSNKNPTKMVNSNSTYFIHPSASQQQQIVGGSNQNLACKTSSSQFLATGPWPQMPTQQQPQQHHHHNSHNPHHQNSNSINTGSCNQLPQQQQARPSVCISSSSSLLSKSQQSLSQAGSSSSSSSSCLDSTSSQLLKTTKLLANLDWCTDVVGKQQEDGGGGGVSSGSGSSTTVIGDGNGNSGSAVRGIGSVENVSIKEFVPVTFSYTPPQGSNKSIGNSSSASSAGTATNNSSKHHHLIASSSQASGGLLGSSANGGSLNMNGGGGLGGHTVVLSDLDSSDDNHLSFSKNGTEIFDYDCDYDNEEEFNYLARAAAAVAASTSATSSCTPGGTNAAGSAAVPSSGLNVPANTSSGSSNSNSSSKNRVSFDANISDFLRVPPIGDFDMDGSGLLKTRRSNSSTTTASSACGLSVGELHQQKHNNEYLSAENLTNLQLLQNKPRSFSLTMDSPRSSLTSSGSETRLDDFKQHQMIKMYGSPNIGMSSIAHWLKSLRLHKYVWLFSNLTYEQMMEMTEEYLANLGVTKGARHKLVLCIHKLKERYSVLLRLEKDILTAGGSRTQLGPVFDELTNIVLTPMKPVGHDQKEDIAGLFVKLLDLLASLTLSRPLCGPQEEECMNVYIWVLERALHNDAFATHATQIKEYKYKANKLKIAYAPKGHYSKNNSINGNINKPRWHKPNNPADGQKTPHRKSSLQYFTPPMQQSQTSQQQSQQPQQQSQQQQNSSSSHTHLQALPHQYYGHGGHNPNAGTGHNNNYNKSSSYPNFASNLSSGGGSGSNNTIKHHMQHLQQTQGQHSIPQQQQPQPQQPHHAAQQQQQSHVPPLGNFMYHRHSLNNIHQHQQQYLQQLQSQHQHQQQQHQSLLPSIFLTAIGGGGCPPPNKGKPQTSESACTKPKDRTISPKSSPVDLLGSKSQNNSIGDINTRLEFLCLQMTEQAID, from the exons ATGAAATTCCCCGGTGGAAATCAGTTGCTATTTTGCGAGCAGGTCGGTACCGTGACATCGTTCTTCGAGCAGTGGAACGACTGCGAGCGGACGGTGGTTCTCTATGCTTTGCTGAAGCGTGTTCCATTTGCCAATTTAAAGTTCCTGCAGCTATCGATCGATTACAACCTTGCCCAGAACTACAGCTCGCAAAGCAAGCTGCAGCTACTGGAAACGCATGCCAACAATGCCAACTTTCTGAATAAGCTTGTCCAACGGTATCAAACTACCACCAGCACCGGTACCACAACCACCTCCTCTGCATGCTGCGTTGGTGGGGGCGGTGCTGGGGATATGAACGCCACCCTCCATAaccacaacaacaacaacaacaccaGCATTGCCAACAATAATCTGACCATCTCCGACTCGGGCTGCGAATCGGAGAAGAAAAATTCTACCTTTGATCTTTCCTCAACCAGTTCCTCGTCCTGTTCGTCCACGTCCGGGGTGTCCAGTGTTTCGTCATTGTCGTCCCATACAACGTCCCTGCTTCCGCCGTCTTCGTCCTCGTCTGCGGCCTCATCGAACGGTCTATTGACCGCCGGCAAAACACAAGAGCACCACCACCATCAGAGCAGTAAGGTCTCTCCCATTAGTAACAGCAAAACTAAAACGGTCGAAACCAAGAAGGACATTTTGAACGACATGTTGACGTACCTGCCGCTGCTCAAGCCGGGCAACGACGACGTGAAGAGTGTGTACATGTCGCTGATACCGGCCGCGGTCGAGGACGCCTGCCAGCAGACCGTGCCCACCGAGCTGGTGCAGCACATATTGTCCTACCTGCTGATACATCCGGCCGTTAACAATGACGATAGAAG ATCTCTAAGCTACTGGCTGCGCCATCTGGAGGAACACATCGCCACCTCCTACATTCCGACAACGCTGGCCTCATCGGCAGCAACTGCCACCGCCGCCAACAGCAACAAAAATCCAACCAAGATGGTCAACAGCAATAGCACCTACTTCATCCATCCTTCTGCATCGCAACAGCAACAAATCGTTGGTGGATCCAACCAAAATTTGGCCTGCAAAACCAGCAGCAGTCAATTCCTCGCAACAGGCCCATGGCCACAGATGCCGACACAGCAGCAGCCACAGCAACACCACCATCACAACAGCCACAATCCACACCACCAGAACAGTAATAGTATCAACACCGGAAGCTGCAACCAGCTTCCTCAGCAACAGCAGGCGCGCCCGTCGGTTTGCATCTCGTCGAGCTCGTCGCTGCTGTCCAAGTCGCAGCAGAGTCTCAGCCAAGCCGGCAGCAGCAGTTCCAGCTCTAGTTCCTGTCTCGATAGCACTTCCTCGCAGCTGCTGAAGACCACCAAACTGCTGGCCAATTTGGACTGGTGCACGGATGTGGTAGGCAAACAGCAGGAGGATggtggtggcggcggcgtgagcAGTGGAAGCGGAAGCAGCACCACCGTGATCGGGGATGGCAATGGGAATTCCGGCAGTGCCGTTCGGGGTATCGGTAGCGTGGAGAATGTGTCGATCAAGGAATTCGTGCCG GTCACATTCAGTTACACACCCCCGCAGGGTAGCAATAAATCCATTGGGAATAGCAGCAGTGCCAGCAGTGCCGGCACCGCGACCAACAACTCCAGCAAACACCATCACCTGATTGCATCTTCTAGTCAAGCCTCTGGTGGGCTCCTGGGAAGCAGTGCTAATGGCGGCAGTTTGAACATGAACGGTGGCGGCGGTCTCGGGGGCCACACCGTGGTGCTCTCGGATCTGGACTCGAGCGACGATAATCATCTGAGCTTCAGCAAAAATGGAACCGAAATATTCGACTACGATTGTGATTACGATAACGAAGAGGAGTTCAACTATCTGGCCCGCGCTGCAGCTGCCGTAGCAGCATCGACCAGTGCCACCAGCTCTTGCACTCCCGGTGGGACAAATGCGGCTGGTTCCGCTGCAGTTCCGTCGTCTGGTTTAAACGTGCCGGCCAATACTAGCAGCGGTAGCAGCAATAGCAATAGCAGCAGCAAAAATCGCGTTTCGTTCGATGCCAACATAAGTGATTTCCTGCGAGTTCCTCCTATTGGAGACTTCGATATGGATGGAAGCGGCCTGCTGAAAACCCGAAGGTCCAACAGTTCTACCACGACGGCGAGCAGTGCATGCGGACTTTCGGTTGGCGAGCTGCATCAGCAAAAGCATAACAACGAATATTTATCAGCGGAAAATCTAACTAACCTGCAGCTACTGCAGAATAAACCGAGAAGTTTCTCTTTAACCATGGATAGTCCTCGTTCGTCCTTAACATCCAGCGGGTCGGAAACAAGGCTCGACGATTTTAAGCAGCATCAGATGATAAAAATGTACGGATCTCCTAATATTGGCATGTCGAGCATAGCTCACTGGTTGAAGAGTTTGCGGCTGCACAAGTACGTTTGGTTGTTCTCAAACCTGACGTACGAGCAGATGATGGAGATGACCGAAGAATATTTGGCAAATTTGGGCGTTACGAAGGGGGCTAGACATAAGCTGGTGCTGTGCATTCATAAGCTTAAGGAACGGTACAGTGTGCTACTGCGTTTAGAGAAGGACATTCTGACTGCTGGCGGATCTCGTACTCAGCTTGGTCCAGTGTTTGACGAATTGACGAACATCGTGTTAACTCCGATGAAGCCGGTTGGGCATGATCAGAAAGAGGACATTGCTGGGTTGTTTGTTAAGTTGTTGGATTTGC TTGCTTCGCTGACGTTGTCACGGCCACTCTGTGGGCCGCAGGAGGAAGAGTGCATGAATGtttacatttgggttttggagCGGGCGCTTCATAATGACGCATTTGCCACTCATGCTACTCAGATCAAGGAGTACAAATACAAGGCGAATAAGCTAAAGATAGCGTATGCACCCAAAGGGCATTATTCGAAGAATAACAGCATTAATGGAAACATTAACAAACCACG atGGCACAAACCGAACAATCCAGCGGATGGCCAGAAAACGCCGCACCGTAAAAGCTCCCTGCAGTATTTCACTCCTCCAATGCAGCAATCTCAAACATCTCAGCAGCAATCCCAACAGCCACAACAACAATCACAGCAGCAGCAAAATTCGTCCTCTTCTCACACGCACCTACAGGCGCTTCCACATCAATACTACGGCCACGGAGGACATAATCCAAATGCGGGCACAGGCCACAACAATAACTACAACAAAAGTTCGTCCTATCCAAACTTTGCGTCGAACCTGTCCAGCGGTGGTGGCTCCGGCAGCAACAACACCATCAAACACCACATGCAGCATTTACAGCAAACTCAAGGTCAGCATTCTATCCCACAGCAACAGCAGCCGCAACCACAACAACCCCACCACGCCgcccagcagcagcaacagtcgCATGTTCCTCCTCTTGGCAATTTTATGTACCATCGACATTCGTTGAACAACATTCATCAACATCAGCAGCAGTACCTGCAGCAATTGCAGAGCCAACACCAACATCAACAGCAGCAACACCAGTCACTGCTTCCGTCGATTTTCCTAACTGCAATAGGTGGAGGCGGGTGTCCTCCACCGAACAAAGGTAAACCTCAAACGTCCGAAAGTGCTTGCACTAAACCGAAGGACCGGACGATTTCGCCTAAATCCAGTCCAGTGGATCTGCTGGGTAGCAAAAGCCAGAACAATAGCATCGGCGATATCAATACCCGGCTAGAGTTTCTCTGTCTACAAATGACCGAACAAGCCATCGACTAG